One region of Polyodon spathula isolate WHYD16114869_AA chromosome 25, ASM1765450v1, whole genome shotgun sequence genomic DNA includes:
- the LOC121300033 gene encoding protein FAM222A-like isoform X2, whose protein sequence is MHSPRYPSAAELDAYAQKTASSPLSIKIFPTNIRVPQHKHLNRTINGYDTTGQRYSPYPHLHTGGYNGLLAIVKTTAPMTTGKGVVKNSEGKRTKLSPAQIAVAPYPPPSSSTLSQGHGQIQYSTGHSKPPEAPAVPVPPNVTLAASFIPIAGGRGLALPPQSNLPSIQSIIYQINQHCQAQALQQVCQGVVVAATTANPSPAKQVAGASANSSGSMAGFPGSVMAQSGLAYTGAVLPTQGAELVKAGAAYMDSMDYIIWQQKQHQHHQHHHQQQQQQQQQHHHQAALRMYSAGSGGGGAISKSPETCVPGSALGVVGSALVSSRPYALTASAGWLEKVSSSPVNCAGMHGNFSVGQYFAPPWNSVLVTPNSDCYNPQDIVGANTGGGGGHRELGFPHHHHHHHHHHPPSDSGLCCSLPSKTLCNTSILSSSLQSLEYLINDIHPPCIKEQMLGKGYETVSVPRLLDHQHAHIRLPVYR, encoded by the coding sequence ATGCATTCCCCTCGGTACCCCAGCGCGGCTGAGCTAGATGCCTACGCACAGAAGACAGCCAGCAGCCCCCTGTCCATCAAGATCTTCCCCACCAATATCAGGGTACCCCAGCACAAGCACCTTAACCGGACTATCAACGGCTATGACACCACGGGCCAGCGCTACAGCCCCTACCCACACCTGCACACGGGCGGCTACAACGGCCTGCTCGCCATCGTCAAGACCACGGCCCCGATGACAACGGGAAAGGGCGTGGTCAAAAACTCGGAGGGCAAGCGGACTAAGCTGTCCCCGGCCCAGATTGCAGTGGCCCCTTATCCTCCACCAAGCAGCAGCACTTTATCCCAGGGTCACGGGcagatacagtacagcacaggccACTCCAAACCCCCTGAAGCTCCCGCAGTACCGGTACCTCCTAACGTTACTCTGGCTGCTTCCTTTATCCCCATTGCAGGGGGCCGTGGCTTGGCCTTACCCCCGCAGTCGAACCTGCCCTCCATTCAGAGCATCATCTACCAGATTAACCAGCACTGCCAGGCCCAGGCTCTGCAGCAGGTATGCCAGggggtggtggtggcagcaacaaCCGCCAACCCCAGCCCAGCAAAACAGGTGGCGGGAGCTTCTGCAAACTCTTCTGGCAGCATGGCAGGCTTCCCCGGCAGCGTGATGGCCCAGAGCGGTTTGGCCTACACTGGGGCGGTGTTGCCTACCCAGGGGGCTGAGCTTGTCAAAGCTGGAGCAGCCTATATGGACAGCATGGATTATATTATCTGGCAGCAAAAGCAGCACCAGCATCACCAGCAtcatcatcagcagcagcagcagcagcagcagcagcatcatcatCAGGCTGCACTGAGGATGTACAGTGCCGGGAGCGGAGGAGGTGGAGCCATTAGCAAATCTCCGGAAACATGTGTGCCGGGGAGCGCACTGGGGGTGGTCGGCAGCGCCCTGGTATCCTCCAGGCCTTACGCCCTGACTGCAAGTGCCGGTTGGCTGGAGAAAGTGAGCTCCTCTCCGGTGAACTGCGCCGGCATGCACGGCAACTTCTCGGTGGGCCAGTACTTTGCCCCTCCTTGGAACAGCGTGCTGGTGACCCCCAACAGCGACTGTTACAACCCCCAGGACATTGTGGGGGCCAACACGGGGGGCGGAGGGGGGCACAGAGAGCTGGGTttcccccaccatcaccatcatcatcatcaccaccaccccCCCTCCGACAGCGGCCTGTGCTGCAGCCTGCCCAGCAAGACCCTCTGCAACACCTCCATCCTGAGCAGCAGCCTCCAGTCGCTGGAGTACCTCATCAACGACATCCACCCTCCCTGCATCAAGGAGCAGATGCTGGGCAAAGGCTATGAGACGGTGTCAGTGCCTAGGCTATTGGATCACCAGCACGCTCACATTCGACTGCCGgtatatagataa
- the LOC121300033 gene encoding protein FAM222A-like isoform X1 gives MLACLQRRQNPQPQHLACPSKMLETPSTTSHKCELVAPMHSPRYPSAAELDAYAQKTASSPLSIKIFPTNIRVPQHKHLNRTINGYDTTGQRYSPYPHLHTGGYNGLLAIVKTTAPMTTGKGVVKNSEGKRTKLSPAQIAVAPYPPPSSSTLSQGHGQIQYSTGHSKPPEAPAVPVPPNVTLAASFIPIAGGRGLALPPQSNLPSIQSIIYQINQHCQAQALQQVCQGVVVAATTANPSPAKQVAGASANSSGSMAGFPGSVMAQSGLAYTGAVLPTQGAELVKAGAAYMDSMDYIIWQQKQHQHHQHHHQQQQQQQQQHHHQAALRMYSAGSGGGGAISKSPETCVPGSALGVVGSALVSSRPYALTASAGWLEKVSSSPVNCAGMHGNFSVGQYFAPPWNSVLVTPNSDCYNPQDIVGANTGGGGGHRELGFPHHHHHHHHHHPPSDSGLCCSLPSKTLCNTSILSSSLQSLEYLINDIHPPCIKEQMLGKGYETVSVPRLLDHQHAHIRLPVYR, from the coding sequence gTGAGCTGGTAGCGCCCATGCATTCCCCTCGGTACCCCAGCGCGGCTGAGCTAGATGCCTACGCACAGAAGACAGCCAGCAGCCCCCTGTCCATCAAGATCTTCCCCACCAATATCAGGGTACCCCAGCACAAGCACCTTAACCGGACTATCAACGGCTATGACACCACGGGCCAGCGCTACAGCCCCTACCCACACCTGCACACGGGCGGCTACAACGGCCTGCTCGCCATCGTCAAGACCACGGCCCCGATGACAACGGGAAAGGGCGTGGTCAAAAACTCGGAGGGCAAGCGGACTAAGCTGTCCCCGGCCCAGATTGCAGTGGCCCCTTATCCTCCACCAAGCAGCAGCACTTTATCCCAGGGTCACGGGcagatacagtacagcacaggccACTCCAAACCCCCTGAAGCTCCCGCAGTACCGGTACCTCCTAACGTTACTCTGGCTGCTTCCTTTATCCCCATTGCAGGGGGCCGTGGCTTGGCCTTACCCCCGCAGTCGAACCTGCCCTCCATTCAGAGCATCATCTACCAGATTAACCAGCACTGCCAGGCCCAGGCTCTGCAGCAGGTATGCCAGggggtggtggtggcagcaacaaCCGCCAACCCCAGCCCAGCAAAACAGGTGGCGGGAGCTTCTGCAAACTCTTCTGGCAGCATGGCAGGCTTCCCCGGCAGCGTGATGGCCCAGAGCGGTTTGGCCTACACTGGGGCGGTGTTGCCTACCCAGGGGGCTGAGCTTGTCAAAGCTGGAGCAGCCTATATGGACAGCATGGATTATATTATCTGGCAGCAAAAGCAGCACCAGCATCACCAGCAtcatcatcagcagcagcagcagcagcagcagcagcatcatcatCAGGCTGCACTGAGGATGTACAGTGCCGGGAGCGGAGGAGGTGGAGCCATTAGCAAATCTCCGGAAACATGTGTGCCGGGGAGCGCACTGGGGGTGGTCGGCAGCGCCCTGGTATCCTCCAGGCCTTACGCCCTGACTGCAAGTGCCGGTTGGCTGGAGAAAGTGAGCTCCTCTCCGGTGAACTGCGCCGGCATGCACGGCAACTTCTCGGTGGGCCAGTACTTTGCCCCTCCTTGGAACAGCGTGCTGGTGACCCCCAACAGCGACTGTTACAACCCCCAGGACATTGTGGGGGCCAACACGGGGGGCGGAGGGGGGCACAGAGAGCTGGGTttcccccaccatcaccatcatcatcatcaccaccaccccCCCTCCGACAGCGGCCTGTGCTGCAGCCTGCCCAGCAAGACCCTCTGCAACACCTCCATCCTGAGCAGCAGCCTCCAGTCGCTGGAGTACCTCATCAACGACATCCACCCTCCCTGCATCAAGGAGCAGATGCTGGGCAAAGGCTATGAGACGGTGTCAGTGCCTAGGCTATTGGATCACCAGCACGCTCACATTCGACTGCCGgtatatagataa